The following is a genomic window from Nguyenibacter vanlangensis.
CGGATCGCCCGCGCCGAGGGCGTCGTGTGCACGCCCGACGCGCTGGCCCTGATCGCCCGCGCCGCCGACGGCTCGGTGCGCGACGGGCTGTCCCTGCTGGACCAGGCCATCGCCCAAGGTGCCGACACTCAAGGTCATGATGCCCAAGGTCATGACGCCCAGGGTGCGGAAGCGAAGGGCGTCGTCGGTGCCGAACGCGTGGCCGACATGCTGGGCCTGGCCGATCGCGGCCGCGTCTTCGACCTGCTCGAGGCCGTGCTGGCCGGCCGCCCCGATCAGGCGCTCGCCATCACGGACGAGGCCCATGCCCGCGGCGCCGATCTCGGCGTCATGCTGGGCGACGTGCTGGAACTGGTCCACACCGTCTCGCGCCTCAAGGCCGTGCCGGCTCTGCGCCACGCCCCCGACCTGCCCGAGGCCGAGCGCGAGCGCGGCGGCGCCCTGGCCGACCTTCTGTCGGTGCCGGTGCTGGGTCGCACCTGGCAGATGCTGCTGAAGGGCCTGTCCGAGGTCGAAATGGCTCCCGACCGGCGCGAAGCCGCCGAAATGATCCTGATCCGCCTCTGCTACGTCGCCGACCTGCCGCCGCCGGGCGAACTGGTGCGCCGCCTGACGGGGGGCGAGGACGGCGATCGCGCCGGCCCCGGCGCGCCCGCCGGCTCGTTTTCCGGTCCGGCTTCTGCCCCCGCCCCGGCCCCCACCCCCGCCCCGGCGTCCGGCAGCCACTCGGCCCCCGGCCCGCACGCAGGCGCCGCGGCACAGGTCACGGCCCGTGGCGGGCTGCGGATGGTGGCCAATGGCGGCGTGCGACTCGCCGACCCGCTGCCCGAACCCGCGTTCCAGCCCGAACGGCAGCCCGCCGAAACGGCATCCCCGCCGGAAATCCAGCCCCCTCCGGAAGCCCAGCCCACGGCGCTGGCAACCTGGCGGGAGGTCGTGGCCTTCGTCTCGGGGCGCGACGCCATGCTGCACGGCCATCTGCGCCACTCCACCCATCTGGTCGCCTTCGCGCCGCTCCGGGTCGAGATCCGGGTCGATCGCGGCGGCCTGCCCGGCCTGACCCGCCGACTGGAAACCCTGCTGCGCCGCGAAACCGGCCAGGACTGGACGGTCCACGCCTCGACCGCCGAAGGCCAGCCGACCCTGGCCGAGCAGGGGGCGGAAATCATCGAATTCCACCGCGCGGCGGCCGAGGCCCATCCCCTGGTCCGTGCGATCTTCGCCCGTTTCCCCGACGCGGTCATGGGGGCCGTGACCGATCATTCGCTTGACGATTACGGCCTGCCGCCCGAAGAGGCGTCATCCGCCGTACTGGCGCCGGATCTGGAATTCGCACCCCTCGATGCCGAACTGGTGGACGAGGACGATTTGGACGCGAACGACGACAGGTAAGGAGACGACACCGATGAAGAATCTTGCCGGCCTGATGAAACAGGCGAGCCAGATGCAGGCCCGCATGGAAGAAATGCAGGCCAAGCTGGAAACCATGACGATCGAAGGCAGCGCCGGCGCCGGCATGGTCCATGTCACGCTGAACGGCAAGGGCGACATGAAGGCGGTCAAGATCGACCCCAAGCTGGCCGACCCCGAGGAAATGGAAATGCTGCAGGACCTGATCGTCGCGGCCTGCGCCGATGCCCGCAAGCAGTTGGACGAGCACGCGTCCGAGGAAATGAAGAAGGTCACGGGCGGCATGAACCTGCCGGCCGGCCTGAAATTCCCGTTCTGAGTCCGCGCGGACGACCAGGGCGGACCATATCAGGCGGACCATAAGAGGGCGGCGCACCCGATGGGCGGCACGGATATCGAACGGCTGATCGCGCTGTTGGCTCGCCTGCCGGGCCTCGGTCCCCGCTCGGCCCGCCGGGCGGCGCTGGCCCTGCTGCGCCAGCCGCAGGCCCGCATGCTGCCGCTGGCGCAGGCCATGGAACAGGCCGCGCGCTCGGTGCGGACCTGTTCGTCCTGCGGCAATCTCGACACGCGCGATCCCTGCACCATCTGCACCGATCCGGGGCGCGACGCCGGCATGGTCTGCGTGGTGGAAACGGTGGGCGACCTGTGGGCGCTGGAACGCGCCGGCGTGCATCGCGGCGTCTATCAGGTCCTGGGCGGCACGCTCTCGGCGCTGTCGGGCATGGGGCCCGACGACCTGAATGTCGCCCCTCTGCTGGCCCGGATCGCGCAGGGCGGCGTGCACGAGGTCATCCTCGCCCTCGGCGCCACGGTTGACGGCGCCACCACCGCGCACTGGCTGCAGGATCGCCTGGCCGGCTCCGCCGTGGCGGTCAGCCGGGTGGGGCAGGGCGTGCCCATGGGCGGCGCGCTGGACGTGCTTGATGACGGCACGCTGGCCGCGGCCCTGATGGCACGGCGCCCGGCATGACTCCCGGCATGACTCCCTGGCCCGTTCCCGCCGCGATTCCCCGCGTCGCCCTGATCACCGGGGGGGCGGTACGGCTGGGCCGCGCCATTGCCCTGGCCCTGGCCGACGCGGGCTTTTCGATCGCCATCCATTACCGCGCCAGCGCCGGACCGGCGCACGGTCTGATGGCCGAGATCGCGGCGCGGGGCGGCAATGCCTGCGTGCTGGGCGCCGACCTGGCCGACGAATCCCAGGTCCAGCCCCTGGTGGGGCAGGCGCGCGCGGCGCTCGGCCCCGTCGGCGTGCTGGTGAACAATGCAAGCAGCTTCGAACGCGACGAATGGGACGACGCCACCCGCGCCGGATGGGATGCGCATCTCGAACCCAATCTGCGCGCCCCCTTCGTGCTGATGCAGGAATTCGCCCGTCAACTGCCGCAGGGGGGGCAGGGCATGGTACTGAACATGCTGGATCAGCGCGTCTGGTCGCTGACCCCGCATTTCGTCACCTATACCGTGTCGAAATCCGCGCTCTGGACGCTGACGCGCAGCATGGCGCTGGCGCTGGCGCCGCGCGGCATCCGGGTCAACGCCATCGGTCCCGGCCCGGCCCTGCCCAGCGCGCGGCAGACGGCGGAACAATTCGCCCGGCAATGCGCCTCGGTCCCGCTGGGGCACGGCACCAGTCCGGACGAGGTCGCGCGCGCCGCGCTGTCGCTGCTCTGCCTGCCCTCGGTGACCGGCCAGATGCTGGCGCTCGATGGCGGGCAGCACCTGCAATGGTCCCCGGCCGCCACCGGCCACCCCCCCGAGGAATAAGGCAGACCGCGATGTCCATCTTTCCCGCATGGCCGGACCGGCCGCCGCTGCGCCGCGTGTTCCTCAAGGACATGGTGCTGCACGCCAATATCGGCATCTATCCGCACGAACAGGGCGTGACCCAGCCGATCCGGATCAATATCTCGTTCGGCGTGCCGGACGAGGCCGGCCTGACGGTCGGCCGCGACGATCTCAGCCGCACCGTATCCTACGAACGGATCGTGCTGATGGTCCGCCGGATCGTCGCCGAGGGCCATGTCCGGCTGGTCGAGACCCTGGCCGAGCGCATCGCCGCCGGCGTACTGGCCGACGAACGGGTCAGGATCGTGCGCGTGCGGGTCGAGAAGCTGGATGTCTTCGACGATCTCGACGCCGTGGGGGTCGAGATCGAACGAAGCCGGCCGCCGGCCTAGAGTCGTATCCGTTCACACTGGTTCACGGATACGGCTCTAGATCATTGTTTTGGCGAGCATCTTTATCCGATCAGATGATTCCATCTGATCGGATGATGCTCTAGCTGCGGCCGGTCCGGCGGCGAACCGCCCCTCCGCCATGGCGGAGGGGCGGCCGGTCAGTTGTCGTTGTCGTCGCTGTCGGTGCTGACGTCGATGTCGGCGCTGATCTCGTCGTCATCGTCGTCCAGGTCCGACGTGTCTTCCATCACGTCGTCCTCGCCGGTGTCCTCGTCTTCCAGGTCCACCGCGGTATCGATTTCGTCGCCCCGCGCCTGGTCGCTCGGGCTGGCGGGCGCGGCATCGGGCAGGCGCCGCAGGCGCGGCACCTCGACCGGCTGTTCGGTGCCGCATTTCGGGCACACCGCCGGGTTCTTGTTCAGATCATAGAAACGGGCGCTGCAGGAGACACAGACGCGCTTGGTGCCGAGGGTGGGCTGGGCCATCTTGAACCTGTCGATCCTGAATGGTGTGGGACGAACGCTGCGGCGAGAAGCGGCACAAGGCGGAGCCCCATGCCAGCTTGAGCGCCGCCTGTCAAACCGCGATTCGCACCGGGATTCAATCGTGATTCAAAACGCGCCCCCGGGGCCCGCGCCGCGCGGTCGTCCTTTCGTCGTTTTTTTTCGGCTGGTTTCGTCACGCCGGTGATTGACTTCGCCCCCAACAATCCGGAAGTGGATGGCCCCATGGATACCGTGCATGCCCCCGCCCCGCGCCCGCTGACCGTCCGTGCCCCGGCGGCGCCCCTCTCCGGCTCCGTCGCGGTTCCGGGCGACAAGTCGATCAGCCACCGCGCCCTGATGTTCGCGGCCCTGGCAAGCGGCGAGACCCGGATCTCCGGCCTGCTGGAAGGCGAGGACGTGCTGCGCACCGCCGACGCCATGCGCGCGCTGGGCGCGCGGGTCGCCCGCACCGCGCCCGGGGCCTGGCAGGTGACGGGGCAGGGACTCGGCGCGCTGGCCGAGCCGGCCGACGTGCTGGACATGGGCAATTCCGGCACGGCCGCCCGCCTGTTGTCGGGCATCCTGGCCAGCCACGGCATCTTCTCGGTCATGACGGGCGACGCCAGCCTGCGCGGCCGGCCGATGAAGCGCGTCACCGATCCGCTCTCGGCCACCGGCGCCACTTTCCTGTCGCGCGCCGGCGGCCGCCTGCCGCTGGCGATCCGGGGCACGGCCGATCCGGCGCCGCTCTCCTATCGCCTGCCGGTCGCCTCGGCGCAGGTCAAATCCGCGATATTGCTGGCCGGGCTGAACGCCGCCGGCACCACACGGGTCGAGGAACCGGTCGCCACCCGCGACCATACCGAAAACATGCTGCGCCATTTCGGCGCCCAGGTGACGGTCGCGCCGCTGGGCGCCGGCGGCCGCACGATCACCCTGGCCGGCCGTCCCCGGCTGGTGGCGCGGGACGTCGCGGTGCCGGGCGACCCGTCCTCGGCCGCGTTCGTGCTGGTCGCGGCCCTGCTGGTGCCGGGCTCGTCGGTCACGGTGCGCGGGGTGGGGCTGAATCCGCTGCGCACCGGGCTGTTCACCACGCTGCGCGAAATGGGCGCGGACCTGCGCCTGTCCAACGAACGGACCGAGGGCGGCGAGCCGGTCGGCGACCTGACCGCCGTCGCGGGGCCGCTGCGCGGGGTCGACGTCCCGGCCGACCGCGCGCCGTCGATGATCGACGAATATCCGATCCTGGCGGTCGCCGCCGCCCATGCCGCCGGCCCGTCCCGCTTCCGCGGGCTCGAGGAACTGCGCGTCAAGGAAAGCGACCGCCTGGCCGCGACGGTGGCGCTGCTGCAGCGCAACGGGGTCGCGGTCGACGTGGTCGGCGACGACATGCTGGTCACCGGCACCGGGGGCGCCGTGCCCGGCGGCGGCAGGGTCGAAACCCGCATGGACCATCGCCTGGCCATGAGCGCCACGGTCCTCGGCCTGGTCGCCGCGGCGCCCGTGTCGGTGGACGATACCGCCTTCATCGATACCAGTTTCCCCGGCTTCATCGATCTGATGAACGAAATCGGCGCCGCGCTGACGCCATGACGGCACGCAAGCTCATCATCGCGATCGACGGACCGGCGGCGGCCGGCAAGGGCACGCTGGCCCGCCGCCTGGCCCAGGCGCTGGACCTGCCCTATCTGGATACCGGCCTGCTCTATCGCGCGGTGGGGCGCCGGATGCTGGATGCCGGGCTGGACCCGGAAAACCACCCGGCCGACGACCAGGCCCGGCGGATCACCCTGGCCGACCTCGAACGCGACGATCTGCGCGTGCCCGAAATCGACCGCGCGGCCAGCCTGGTCGCCGCCCAGCAGAAGGTGCGCGCCATCCTGGTCGATACCCAGCGCGATTTCGCCCTGGCCGGCGGCGGGGTGCTGGACGGCCGCGATATCGGCACGGTCATCTTCCCCGACGCGCCGGTCAAGCTGTTCATCACCGCCTCGCCCGCCGCCCGGGCGCGCCGCCGCTGGGAACAATTGGCCGCCGACCCCGCCGCCCCGGACCGCGAGGCCCAGATCGCCCGCGTCGCCGCCGAATTGCAGGCCCGCGACACCGCCGATGCCGGCCGCGCGGTCGCCCCGCTGCGCGCGGCCGAGGACGCGGTGCATATCGACACCGACCACATGACGGCGGGCGAGGTACTGGCCGAGGCGCTGCGTATCGTCCGCGAACGGACGGGCTGCCCCGGGTCGGACTGCCCCGGCTCGGATTGCTCCGGGACGGGTCGCCTCCGCGCCGTGTGATCGGCGTTCCGCCGGTTTTCGGGCATCCGGCGTCCGGTTTGTGTTGACAGACCGGGGGGCGAGGGTGTCTGTGCAATCCACGCGTCGAGGCCGCCCCCCAGGGCGTTCCCCCAAGGGCATTCCATAGGGCATTCCCCCAGGATATTCCCATGAGGTAGCGGCGCGCCGTTTTTCATCGGCCGTCAGGCATGTCGCGGCACGGGCCGCGGATACAGCCGGGCAAGTCGTTCCGTCCGATCGGTGTGACGGTGCGCATGACTTCCGGTCCGCGCCGCGGTGCCGGATACGGGATCTACAGGTACCTCATGGCTTCAGCCACCTTACAGCACGCCACCGACCATTTCGGCGGCGAAGATTTCGCGACCCTGCTCGACGAGACCCTGGGCCGCGACACCGCGTTCGACGGTTCGGTCGTCACCGGCCGCGTCGTGCGCCTGACCGACGAATTCGCGATCGTCGATGTCGGCCTCAAGAGCGAAGGGCGCGTGGCGCTCAAGGAATTCGGCCCGCCGGGCGTCAGCCCCGACGTCAAGCCGGGCGACGTGATCGAACTGTTCGTCGAGCGGTACGAAGATCGCGACGGCTCGATCGTGCTGTCGCGCGAGAAGGCGCGTCGTGAGGAAGCCTGGACGAACCTCGAAAAGGCGTTCGAAGGCAACCAGCGCGTCAACGGCACGATCTATGGCCGCGTCAAGGGCGGCTTCACCGTCGATCTGGGCGGCGCGATGGCCTTCCTGCCGGGCAGCCAGGTCGATATCCGTCCGGTGCGCGACGTCACCCCGCTGATGGGCGTGCCGCAGCCCTTCCAGATCCTGAAGATGGACCGCGCCCGCGGCAACATCGTCGTCTCGCGCCGCGCGGTGCTGGAAGAGACGCGTGCCGAGCAGCGCAGCGAACTGATCCAGGGCCTGAAGGAAGGCATGATCCTGGACGGCGTGGTCAAGAACATCACCGATTACGGTGCGTTCGTCGACCTGGGCGGCGTGGACGGCCTGCTGCATGTCACCGACATCGCCTGGAAGCGCATCAACCATCCCTCCGAGGCCCTGCAGATCGGCCAGCCGGTCCGCGTGCAGGTCATCCGCTTCAACCCGGATACGCAGCGCATCTCGCTGGGCATGAAGCAGCTCGAGGCCGACCCGTGGGAGAACGTGGCGATCAAGTATCCGCCCGGTGCCCGCTATTCCGGCCGCGTCACCAACATCACCGACTACGGCGCGTTCGTCGAGCTGGAGCCGGGGGTCGAGGGCCTGGTGCACGTCTCCGAAATGTCCTGGACGAAGAAGAACGTCCATCCGGGCAAGATCGTCGCGACCTCGCAGGAAGTCGACGTCATGGTCCTGGACGTGGACAGCGCCAAGCGCCGCATCTCGCTGGGCCTGAAGCAGGTGCAGCGCAACCCGTGGGAGCAGTTCGCCGAAGAGCACAAGATCGGCTCGACGGTCGAGGGCGAGATCCGCAACATCACCGAGTTCGGCCTGTTCATCGGCCTGTCCGCGGACATCGACGGCATGGTCCACATGTCCGACCTGTCCTGGGACGAGCCGGGCGAGGTCGCCATGACCCGCTTCGAGAAGGGCCAGGTGGTCAGCGCCAAGGTGCTGGACGTGGATGTCGAGAAGGAACGCATCTCGCTGGGCATCAAGCAACTGCATGAAGACCCCGCCGCCGACGCGCTGGGCCGCGTGCAGAAGGGCGCGGTCGTCACCTGCATCGTGACCGCCGTCCAGTCGAACGGCATCGAGGTCAAGGTCGATGACGTGCTGACCGGCTTCATCCGCCGCGCCGAGCTGGCGCGCGACAAGGCCGACCAGCGCCCCGAGCGTTTCGCCGTGGGCGAGCGCGTCGACGCCAAGATCGTGTCGGTGGACCGTGCGGCCCGCAAGCTGGCCCTGACCATCCGCGGCCGCGAGGTCGAGGAAGACAAGCAGGCCATCAACGAGTACGGCTCGTCCGACAGCGGCGCCTCGCTGGGTGACATCCTGGGGGCCGCGATCCGCCGCCGCAACGCCGAGGGCTGATCGCCGCCGGCGGGCAGCGTCTCGCAGCAGGACAAGGGGGGCGGCGCCGGTCACGGCGCCGCCCCTTTTCTTTTTCATGGTCCGCTTGACGCGCCGCCCCAGGGTGTCCGATTCCGGACAGACCGTCCGTCTTCGGACAGAAGACGCCTAGGTGTCAGAATTTATATATACTTATCAATAAGATAAAATCGTCCGAAAATGCGGTAAAGTGTTTCTCGCGAGGAGAAACAGCCCATGCTCGTTACCATTTGTCAGAGCATCGTACGACAGGCCCGGCGTCATCCGCTCCATGTCGGGCTCAACGTGGCCGGCCTCGCTCTCGGGATCGGCGTGTTCCTGACGCTCGCCCTGCTGGTCCGTTATGAATATCGCTACAATGCCGGCCTGCCGGACGTCGATCGGCTGGTCCGGGTCGACGAGCACTGGACCCTTCCCGGCAGCGCGCCGAGCGAGACCGGCGACACCAGCTTTCGCGCCCTGCCGTTCCTGCGCGAGGATTTTCCGGAAATCGAGGACGCCGTCCGCCTGACGGGCACCGACCTGCGGACCGAAAGGGCGGGCATATTCAGCACCTACGTGTCCTATTTGACCGATCCCTCTTTTTTCCGCGTCTTCAAGGTGAAGCTGCTGCACGGTTCGCCGGACGACGCCTTGTCGAAGCCCGACGGGCTGGTGCTGTCGCAAGGCGCCGCGCTCAGGCTGTTCGGGACGACGGACGTCCTGGCGCGGACCGTCACGGTGAATCGCAACGGAACGAAGACGGTTCACACGGTCAGCGGCGTTTTGGCCACGCCGGAGGGTCCCGGCTTTTTGTCGAACGTGGACATGCTGGCACCGATCCCCGCACAGGAGGCGCAGACTCGCGCCTGCTACCGCTATTGGGGAAGCTCCTGCGGCGAGATCTATCTGAAACTGCGCCGGCCGGGCGATCTCGCGGCGATGAACGCGCGGCTGCGCGATTTCGTCGTCCGTCGTGCCGCCGGGCCGGGCGACGACCAGGCGTCCCTCGGCGCGCATCCGGACAAAATCTACGCGCTGTCGCTCGTCCCGCTGCGAGAGGCGCGTTTCCACGATCTGACGGTGGAAGACGTGGATGACGGCGTCGATCGGAACGTCGTCGACAGCATCGGACTGATCGGGGTTCTGGCGCTCGGGCTCGCCTGCGCCAATGCGGTCAACCTCGCCACGGCACGGTCCGCCTTTCGCGCCCGCGAGGTCGCGATACGCAAAACGCTGGGCGCCGCAAGGCATGGCCTCTTCGCCCAGTTCATGGGAGAGGCGCTGCTGATCGCCGCGATCGCCGGATTGTCGGGCCTCGCATTCTGCGAGGTCATGACGCCGATCATGGCCAGCCTGACCGGAGAGGCCATCGGGGTGCAGTACGGCTTCGTGCTCGCCATGCTGCCGCTCGTCGTCCTGGTCACCGGCCTGGCAAGCGGCTGCCACCCGGCGGCTGTTCTATCCGCCTACCATCCGGCGACCATCCTGGCGGCGGCACGGACGCCGTCCGGCGGACGCGGCGCCGCGCGGTTGCGCAGCGCGCTCGTGCTCGCGCAATTCGCCATCGCGGTCACGATCGTCATCTGCACGCTCGTCATCGACCGGCAAACGGCGTTCATGCGGGACGCCGATCGCGGCTATGTCCGGTCCGGCCTGCTGATCGGCCAGGAAATACCGTCGCGGGATGCCGGGCTCCAGCGCAGGATGTTCGACACGCTGCGCGCCGTTCCCGGCGTGGCGGCGATCACCATCGGGCAGTTGCAGCCGCGGCCGAACAGCGAGTGGCGTTCGACATACAGCTACACGGGGCCGACCGGGAAAAGCGACGTGCAGCTTCTTTTCGATCGCGTCGGTCCCGGCTATCTCGCGACCTATCGCCCCCGCATCCTGGCCGGACGCTGGTTCGATACGGCGCATGGACAGGACGACGCGCCCGCGGATGGCGCCCTCGGGAACGACGGGGGTCGCGTCAATGTCGTCATCAACGCGCGTGCCGCCGCGAAATTCGGCTTTGCCTCGCCAGGGGACGCCGTCGGCAAGGTTCTGCAGAAAGGCGGCATGCAGGCCGCGGTCGTCGGCGTCATCGACGATCTGCGTTTCGGTTCGCCGCGCGCGCCCGTCTATCCGGAAATCATCTATTTCGGCACACTCTCCAAAACGCCCTTCGATAACCCGATCCCGGCGGTCCGTTTCCAAGGCGTGACGGAATCCGAAATGGCCCGGCGCCTGAACCGCGCCTGGGCCGGCATTCTTCCCGACATCGCCAGCGATTTCCAATCGGCGGACGCGCGGACCGATGCGTTCTACAAAGGCGACGAGCGCCGGGGCCATGTCTTTACGTTGGGGGCGGCGGCGGCGATGCTGATCGCGTGCCTCGGGCTCTACAGCCTGGCCGCGTTCGCCGCCGTGCGGCGTACCCATGAGATCGGCATCCGCAAGACAATGGGCGCGACCGGGCGGCAGATCGTGGTCCTGCTGCTCCGCGACCTGCTTCGCCCGGTCATGCTCTCCTGCCTTGTCGCCTGTCCGGTCGCATGGATCGCCATGCGCTCCTGGCTGTCCGGATTCGACCAGCGCATCGCGCTCGATCCGGTCTATTTCCTGCTTGCCGTGGCCGGTGCGCTCCTGGTCGCGGTGCTGACCGTGCTGGGGCAGACGCTCCGCGTCGCCCGCGCCGAACCGGCCCGCGCCCTGAGGGCGGACTGACGGCAGCCACGGCAAGACGGGAAACCGCGATCCGCCTATTCCGCTGTTCCCGCCAGGCAGCGCGCGAACGCGGCGGAATCGTCGGGCCGATAGACCCGCGCATAATCCACCTGCATGGTCGTGGGATTGGGCGTCCGATTGATCGGCCACCCGCCGCCCAGCGCCAGGTTGATCAGGAACATCAGCGGGCGTTTATGTTCCGGCGGCGTCGGGCTGCGCCAGACCTCCCGGCGGTCGAGGTAGAAGATCGTCTGCGCCGGCGCGACCAGCACGCCGTAGGTGTGGAAACGCGCGACCAGCGTCCCGGGATCGCCCGGGGCGGTAATCACCGTGCCCCAGCCCCCGTCCCGCGCAGCCGTACGGCCGTGCCAGACATGGATCGTCGCGTGGTATTTCCCGGGAAACTGCCCGTAATATTCCATCATATCGATTTCGACCGTCTGCAGCGGCCAGTCCTTCGGCGTGCTCTCGTTCAGCCAGATGCCCGGCCAGGTGCCCGGACCGGGCGGCAGCTTCGTGCGCGTCTCGAAATAGCCGTACATCGTGGCGAAGCCGCCACCGACTCCGTCCGCCGACGCGATCAGACCCGACGTCCAGGCCCCCGCCGCGTCCCGGCGCGCGGTAATCGACAGCACCCCGCCATGGACCGAAAAAGCCGATCCCGGACCGGGATCGGTAAAACGCGCATCACCGAAATCGCCGGCCCAGGGCGTGTGCGTAATCCAGCGCCGGCCATCCAGCCTCCACGCCGCAAGGCTCAGCGTGTCGAATTCATCGTCGAAGACCGGCTGCTGGCCGCACAGTGCCGGCGCAGGTGCCCCCCCGGCGCCGGCCGCCCATGCCGGCGATGCCACGCCGGGGCAGGACAGGCCCGCGCAATACAGCGCGGCGCAGACGATCCACGCGATAGTCCCTGGCTGCTTCCCGGTCATGGCGTCCCCTTGCGGTTTTCGTTTCGCTGATCCGCCGGCGGGCACGGGACGGCCGCGCCTGCCGAAGCGCATGAAAAACCCGTGCCCCGCCGTTACGGCATGGGGGCGGGGCCCTTGACGATCTCCGCCAGATCCCCCGGCCGAATCCAGGTGCGGAAGGCCGCCTGCAC
Proteins encoded in this region:
- a CDS encoding DNA polymerase III subunit gamma/tau: MTVSSDHDNSEDSDLPAPPDDGPGLFGDMPASPAPPPAAAPYRVLARKYRPTTLDDLIGQDSTVRILRNAFALGRVAHAFMLTGVRGVGKTTTARIIARALNCVGPDGTGGPTADPCGVCANCVAILADRHPDVLEMDAASRTGVDDVREIIEATRFRPMQGRMKVFIIDEVHMLSRNAFNALLKTLEEPPPQVTFVFATTELRKVPVTVLSRCQRFDLRRVPQSDLAAHFDRIARAEGVVCTPDALALIARAADGSVRDGLSLLDQAIAQGADTQGHDAQGHDAQGAEAKGVVGAERVADMLGLADRGRVFDLLEAVLAGRPDQALAITDEAHARGADLGVMLGDVLELVHTVSRLKAVPALRHAPDLPEAERERGGALADLLSVPVLGRTWQMLLKGLSEVEMAPDRREAAEMILIRLCYVADLPPPGELVRRLTGGEDGDRAGPGAPAGSFSGPASAPAPAPTPAPASGSHSAPGPHAGAAAQVTARGGLRMVANGGVRLADPLPEPAFQPERQPAETASPPEIQPPPEAQPTALATWREVVAFVSGRDAMLHGHLRHSTHLVAFAPLRVEIRVDRGGLPGLTRRLETLLRRETGQDWTVHASTAEGQPTLAEQGAEIIEFHRAAAEAHPLVRAIFARFPDAVMGAVTDHSLDDYGLPPEEASSAVLAPDLEFAPLDAELVDEDDLDANDDR
- a CDS encoding YbaB/EbfC family nucleoid-associated protein; this encodes MKNLAGLMKQASQMQARMEEMQAKLETMTIEGSAGAGMVHVTLNGKGDMKAVKIDPKLADPEEMEMLQDLIVAACADARKQLDEHASEEMKKVTGGMNLPAGLKFPF
- the recR gene encoding recombination mediator RecR, encoding MGGTDIERLIALLARLPGLGPRSARRAALALLRQPQARMLPLAQAMEQAARSVRTCSSCGNLDTRDPCTICTDPGRDAGMVCVVETVGDLWALERAGVHRGVYQVLGGTLSALSGMGPDDLNVAPLLARIAQGGVHEVILALGATVDGATTAHWLQDRLAGSAVAVSRVGQGVPMGGALDVLDDGTLAAALMARRPA
- a CDS encoding SDR family oxidoreductase, encoding MTPWPVPAAIPRVALITGGAVRLGRAIALALADAGFSIAIHYRASAGPAHGLMAEIAARGGNACVLGADLADESQVQPLVGQARAALGPVGVLVNNASSFERDEWDDATRAGWDAHLEPNLRAPFVLMQEFARQLPQGGQGMVLNMLDQRVWSLTPHFVTYTVSKSALWTLTRSMALALAPRGIRVNAIGPGPALPSARQTAEQFARQCASVPLGHGTSPDEVARAALSLLCLPSVTGQMLALDGGQHLQWSPAATGHPPEE
- the folB gene encoding dihydroneopterin aldolase, producing MSIFPAWPDRPPLRRVFLKDMVLHANIGIYPHEQGVTQPIRINISFGVPDEAGLTVGRDDLSRTVSYERIVLMVRRIVAEGHVRLVETLAERIAAGVLADERVRIVRVRVEKLDVFDDLDAVGVEIERSRPPA
- a CDS encoding TIGR02300 family protein → MAQPTLGTKRVCVSCSARFYDLNKNPAVCPKCGTEQPVEVPRLRRLPDAAPASPSDQARGDEIDTAVDLEDEDTGEDDVMEDTSDLDDDDDEISADIDVSTDSDDNDN
- the aroA gene encoding 3-phosphoshikimate 1-carboxyvinyltransferase; protein product: MDTVHAPAPRPLTVRAPAAPLSGSVAVPGDKSISHRALMFAALASGETRISGLLEGEDVLRTADAMRALGARVARTAPGAWQVTGQGLGALAEPADVLDMGNSGTAARLLSGILASHGIFSVMTGDASLRGRPMKRVTDPLSATGATFLSRAGGRLPLAIRGTADPAPLSYRLPVASAQVKSAILLAGLNAAGTTRVEEPVATRDHTENMLRHFGAQVTVAPLGAGGRTITLAGRPRLVARDVAVPGDPSSAAFVLVAALLVPGSSVTVRGVGLNPLRTGLFTTLREMGADLRLSNERTEGGEPVGDLTAVAGPLRGVDVPADRAPSMIDEYPILAVAAAHAAGPSRFRGLEELRVKESDRLAATVALLQRNGVAVDVVGDDMLVTGTGGAVPGGGRVETRMDHRLAMSATVLGLVAAAPVSVDDTAFIDTSFPGFIDLMNEIGAALTP
- a CDS encoding (d)CMP kinase produces the protein MTARKLIIAIDGPAAAGKGTLARRLAQALDLPYLDTGLLYRAVGRRMLDAGLDPENHPADDQARRITLADLERDDLRVPEIDRAASLVAAQQKVRAILVDTQRDFALAGGGVLDGRDIGTVIFPDAPVKLFITASPAARARRRWEQLAADPAAPDREAQIARVAAELQARDTADAGRAVAPLRAAEDAVHIDTDHMTAGEVLAEALRIVRERTGCPGSDCPGSDCSGTGRLRAV
- the rpsA gene encoding 30S ribosomal protein S1, producing the protein MASATLQHATDHFGGEDFATLLDETLGRDTAFDGSVVTGRVVRLTDEFAIVDVGLKSEGRVALKEFGPPGVSPDVKPGDVIELFVERYEDRDGSIVLSREKARREEAWTNLEKAFEGNQRVNGTIYGRVKGGFTVDLGGAMAFLPGSQVDIRPVRDVTPLMGVPQPFQILKMDRARGNIVVSRRAVLEETRAEQRSELIQGLKEGMILDGVVKNITDYGAFVDLGGVDGLLHVTDIAWKRINHPSEALQIGQPVRVQVIRFNPDTQRISLGMKQLEADPWENVAIKYPPGARYSGRVTNITDYGAFVELEPGVEGLVHVSEMSWTKKNVHPGKIVATSQEVDVMVLDVDSAKRRISLGLKQVQRNPWEQFAEEHKIGSTVEGEIRNITEFGLFIGLSADIDGMVHMSDLSWDEPGEVAMTRFEKGQVVSAKVLDVDVEKERISLGIKQLHEDPAADALGRVQKGAVVTCIVTAVQSNGIEVKVDDVLTGFIRRAELARDKADQRPERFAVGERVDAKIVSVDRAARKLALTIRGREVEEDKQAINEYGSSDSGASLGDILGAAIRRRNAEG